Proteins from a genomic interval of Oncorhynchus clarkii lewisi isolate Uvic-CL-2024 chromosome 13, UVic_Ocla_1.0, whole genome shotgun sequence:
- the LOC139424679 gene encoding trafficking protein particle complex subunit 5-like, whose amino-acid sequence METRFTRGKSAILERSLTRPKTEVSVSAFALLFSEMVQYCQSRVYSVSELQARLADLGQGVGASLLDVLVLREKNGKRETKVLNILLFIKVSVWRALFGKEADKLEQANDDDKTYYIIEKEPLINAFISVPKENSTLNCAAFTGGVVEAILTHSGFPAKVTVHWHKGTTLMIKFDEAVIARDKALEGR is encoded by the exons ATGGAGACTCGCTTCACCAGGGGCAAGTCTGCGATTCTAGAGCGCTCGCTCACCAGACCCAAGACTGAGGTCAGCGTGAGCGCATTCGCCCTGCTCTTCTCTGAAATGGTGCAATACTGCCAGAGTCGGGTGTACTCTGTGTCCGAGCTGCAGGCACGCTTGGCAGACTTGGGTCAAGGCGTGGGGGCCAGCCTGCTGGATGTGCTGGTGTTGAGAGAGAAGAATGGAAAAAGGGAAACCAAAGTGTTGAACATACTGCTCTTCATCAAG GTGTCGGTGTGGAGGGCCCTGTTCGGCAAGGAAGCGGACAAGCTGGAGCAGGCCAACGACGATGACAAGACCTACTATATAATTGAGAAAGAGCCCCTGATCAACGCCTTCATCTCGGTGCCCAAAGAGAACAGCACGCTCAACTGTGCCGCTTTCACCGGGGGCGTGGTGGAGGCCATTCTAACACACAGCGGCTTCCCCGCCAAGGTCACAGTGCACTGGCACAAGGGCACCACTCTCATGATCAAGTTTGATGAGGCCGTCATCGCCCGAGACAAGGCACTAGAGGGCAGATAG